One Clavelina lepadiformis chromosome 1, kaClaLepa1.1, whole genome shotgun sequence genomic region harbors:
- the LOC143460506 gene encoding pyridoxal phosphate phosphatase PHOSPHO2-like, whose translation MNKKTSKRLVVFDFDHTFVQDNTDMVVFDMIQSSEAKQALWNQYEKGKWTNFMNEVFDYLYNNKFTLNEMKMKLKNMKIVDGMLELFEFLKANSHIFDCIIVSDSNQWFIESILEVQGLRSIIKHICTNKATIQNGKLHVLNCHSHSHSACPVNMCKGQLLMEYKDEMLKSGTNYISVCYIGDGSNDYCPCERLHSNDYVFARKDYPLEKKIISSSTLSTKNILAKCAFWVSGVDILHKIKHLI comes from the coding sequence ATGAACAAAAAGACAAGTAAAAGGTTAGTTGTATTTGACTTTGACCATACTTTTGTACAAGACAACACTGATATGGTTGTATTTGACATGATACAATCAAGTGAAGCAAAGCAAGCTTTATGGAATCAGTACGAAAAGGGTAAATGGACAAACTTTATGAATGAAGTCTTTGACTATTTGTACAACAacaagtttacattaaatgaGATGaagatgaaattaaaaaatatgaaaatcgTGGATGGGATGCTAGAATTGTTTGAATTCCTGAAAGCCAATTCTCACATATTTGACTGCATCATTGTTTCTGATTCTAATCAATGGTTTATTGAGAGCATTTTAGAAGTGCAAGGATTGCGCTCCATTATAAAGCATATTTGTACAAACAAAGCCACCATTCAAAATGGCAAGCTTCATGTACTAAATTGCCATTCACACAGTCATTCTGCATGTCCAGTCAACATGTGTAAAGGGCAATTGTTAATGGAATACAAAGATGAAATGCTGAAAAGTGGAACTAACTACATTAGTGTTTGCTATATTGGAGATGGCTCAAATGATTATTGTCCATGTGAAAGATTACACTCCAATGACTATGTATTTGCTCGAAAAGATTACCCTCTtgagaaaaaaatcatttcatcTTCTACGttgtcaacaaaaaacattttagcaaAGTGTGCATTTTGGGTTAGTGGTGTGgacattttgcataaaataaaGCATTTAATTTAG